Within Myotis daubentonii chromosome 13, mMyoDau2.1, whole genome shotgun sequence, the genomic segment GATCGCGATACCTCAGATATCAGGATCCCGGGGGCTCTGAGAGGATCTGAGGATATATGGTGACAGAGCActtggcattcattcattcactcaaataCTTCACACACCAGAGCTGTGAACAGGATAGTGGGACCTGCCCTCGTAACGTTCTGATCATGAGCAAATACGTAATAAAAGTGGTGTCTGCCAGAAAGAATGAGTCCAGGGGCTGTGCAGCATAGACTCGGGGTTCAGGGGCCCTCTCTGGGGAAGTGAAGTTGAAGGAGGAGCCTGAGAGAGGCAGGCCAAGATGCAGGGAACAGCATTTCTCGCAGAGTGAACAGCATATGTGGAGACTCCATAATGGGGAAAGCCTGGCCCAGCGGAAGACTTGAGAGTGGGTGGTGCGGTGGGTGCAGccagggagcggggaggggaggaggcagggccagctgtcGCGAAGGTGGACAGGAGCAGAGGGGGGTCTGACAGCTGAGGGATATGACCCGAGTTCTGAGTTCTGGTTTGAGAGGCTCTCCATGGTGCTGGGGAGGAAGGCCTTGGGGGGGGgacagcaggaggcagggaaacCAGTGGGGCGGCCTAGGCCAGAGACAGGTGCTCAGAGCAGAGGGAGCAGAAGACAGAAGTGGACCTGCGGGTGCTGGGTATGggtgtgagagagggagggaagaggcacGGACACCCCCTTCACATCAGTGGCTTGGGCTTCAAGGCAGCAGTGGGCTGAAGGGAGATGATATCTGGTACGCAGGTCTAGCTGGCCCCTCTTCTCAATGGGCCACCGGTACTccccgcccctcactgccccccagcGCTCCAGGAGGAGGACCCCACAGGCCTGCTGTGGTGGGAGCTGCAGAGTCCGTTTGAGTCCCAGCTGTGAGGGCGCCCTGTGGGTGGCTCCCGCGGCCACCATGTTCCCTACACCTGCAGGCAGGCATGAGCGCAGCCTGGGAGGAGGCCCGTGGCCAACAGTGGGAGAGGGAGTGCACCCACCACGCTAAACGTGGGCCCCACCTGTGCCAGGGGATGGAGAGGCCTCAGACCCAGGCCACACCTccctgggcagcaggcagggctCCCAGGGAGAGAAGTGGATGCCCCCCCTACAAGAGGCACCACACAGCCTGGCGTTGGAGGTGTGGGCTCAGTAATAAGAATGATCTGGTTCAAGTCCTGGGTTCATCCTCTTAGGAAGtgggtggctttgggcaagttccttaaacctctctgtgcctcagcttcctcgtcAGTGGGAAGGGTGTGGGGATGATAGGAAGCCTCCCTCGGAGCTGTAAGGACTGTATTAGGCTCACGACTGTGGACACGCAAGCAGCTGTCCAGGCCTGTCAGCTGAAGCATGAATTATGGTACCTGGCAGCGGCTGGCTTGGGGCTCCATGGTGTGCTGGGTCTGAGCCCCAAGCCCTCAGAGCTGCCATCCGCACCCCAGCACGGAAGGATGTCTCTGTGTCCTGACCCTCGGGCACTGGCAGCCCCATACTCTGCACCATGGGGACACAAATGGCCCTTGGGTTCACTGACTCCTGCTCCCCATTTCAcggaggagaaaactgaggcctggagaggggcaGCGATTGCCCCATCCCACTGTCAGGAAGCAAGTCAGAGGCTGGGGCAGAAGTGGAATCAGCCCCCAGCTTGGGCCTTTCTTAAAGGCGAGCTGGCCCACGGACCCGCTGACAAagaggaaataattatttttgcagCTGAGACAGAAGCCCGAGCCGGAAAGTGCTCGCTCACTCCGTGGGCATCATCCAGGCCTCAGGGAATGATGCCAACCATCCTGCCTCCGAGGTGACCCGGCTCACGGTGCACACGTGCACCACGCTGCCCCCAGTGCCAGTTCTTTGGTGTGGGCTCGGGCAAAGGGACAAACAGACCTGGCCAAGGTCACATAGTGAGGGCACCACACAGGGGCACCAGGATCAGAGCTCGGGCGCTGGTGGGGGTCTGACCCCTTCCTCACGGGCCTGCattggcccccccccccacctgtggAGACAGAGGGGTGGGACGCTCGCCTTGGCTGAGTTGTACAGTGGGCTCTGCCTGGGATGCTTCTTTGACCATCAGTGAAAAGCTGTGAGGCAGAAACTGAGCTAGCATCCCCCAATGACACTCGGGCCCAGAGCGGTCCCCTAACTTCCTAAGGTCACACATAGGTAACAAGGAGCTAGAACATGATAAGAACAGAGCTATGACATGAGCAGGTGGTCTGTCCCCACTCATACTCTGCCCACTACCAGGCGATCAGCAGGGAGCTCAGAACCAGGGCGGGGCACATAGGCTTCCCTGCCACCGTGTGGGCACCCCCTCCCACTGGGTGCCCAGTCAGGCAGCGGCTCAGGCTCGGGTCAGGCTATGAACAGCGGCAATATCGTCCATCCCCTCGCTCAGTGACCTCAGGTGTGGCTCACACCTGGTGTGGGCTTGGCCATCTGGTGAGACCAAGGAGAGACAGTGGGATGAACCGGTGTCCTGATCACAGCCTGACCGACCACAGCCATAAACATGTGGGTCCCCTGCAGCAGGTGTTCTCTGCTCAAAAGGCACTGGAGCCGCGGAGTGGGTGTAGCCTGAGCCTCAGGGCctagtgggggtggggcccaacCGGACTCCCTTTGGgatggtcccccctccccccatccccgtTCAGAGGACTCTTGTGGGCTCCTCAGTGCAGGACTCTCActctgggggtgggtggaggggtgagGCCCTAGTGACTGTGAAGACAGGAAGGGCAGCATGCAGACCGCAGACTGAACCGTGCTCTCACTCTCACTGCATGCCAGGAGCTCCCAGGGCGGGGCAAGGCAGTAACAGTGTCCACCCTGTAAGGGTAAGATGGGGACTGGAACATGGCAGAGGTCACTTGGATTGGCGACTGTCCCAGGACCCAGATGCGTCCACACCCACCTTCCCATCCCCTCTGGCTCCTGGGATCCCCTGGGAAGAGCAGGGTGTGGGTTTCGGGGAGGCATCAAGCCAGGCTGGCTGTGGCTAGGGCTGGCCCAGAGCGATGCAGGCTGGTCCCGGATCCCTGCAGGACAGAGGTGCCTGTGCCTCAGGGTGTCCAGGATGTGGGGCACCAGGAAGGCTGGTGCTTGTGGCTCTAGCCTGCAGCTAAGTGTCCAGTTTTTCTCTACAGCTGCCAGGCAGTGGGAGCCCACATTCGGCTGGAGCCCTGGCCCTGTCTTCAGTGGGGAGGTCAAGGGAAAAGTGGGTAGAGTGTGTTTGATTCCCTGCTTGCCCTTTATTTctgagtgaccttgagcaagttttGGGCATCTCTGAGTCCCCATCTTTGCTCTAAACAAGGATTAATTGCTCCTCTAGCTACTCACCCACCAAGGGAGGCTCCAGGCTGCCCTGCAGGTaactgggggagggagtgggactGCCCCAGTGTGGTCTATACGGCAGGGGGTACACTGATGGCATCAGTCAGTCAGAGTTCAGGGCTCCTGTCACCTGCTGCTAAATGACACGTACGTGCCCCTTGTGCCCTGGTGGCTGTGAGAGCTTAATGAGACATTGGCGTGTAGATACGGGTGCCACAGAGTAAGTGACGGGTCAATGAATGGTGACTGTTAAAGTTTGGGGGAGGGGTAACTGCTCAAGGTCTTAAGTGGCCAACTATGGGCCAGAAACCTGGTCAGGTGAGCACCCAAACCAGCCCTAAGCTGCTGCTCCACTGGCTGACCTGACCCGAACCAGCTCTGGCCACTCTGACCCGCCTCGCCTCGCTGGATCACAGCTGTCtctatgcccattttacagatggccaagcagctgctggccaggggtcAAAcagccaggggctctgcctctgccccccccccccccccgcaggaagGGTGGCCTCTGACCCAGCTCCCAGGCTCTCTGGGGTGACACGGGCTCCCGCACCTGAGACCCACCGGGGAGGCCTCCCCTTGCGTGACCCTGGAGCAGGCCCTGTCCTTCCCTGGCGGCCAGTGCTGGCTCCAGGAGCAAGGCAAATATTTACCCCGATGGTTATCCAGACGTGCCGGCCGCCCCGCCTCCCGCATTCCTGGAATACATGTTCCCTGACCTCACCACGctagggggctgggggaggcatcCAGACAGCCGTGGGTTAGCGCCAGGCCGAGGAGTGCCCTGGGCCTGGTGGGAGCCAGTGTGTATGGTGGGGAAGGGGCTACACGGATGCCACCTCTGGGCCTCCTTTAGGCAGCTCCTCACACctactgcttctctctctctctctctctcacacacacacacacacacacacacacacacacacacacacacacatgcccgtGTCCATGGAGGGAGCCACTCAGCCTGCCACACACACGGCAACTCTCCCACTTGCCAGGGCTCTTCCTCCTCAGCCGCAGCCGCTCTCGGGGCCTCAGTCCTCCTCAGCACAGCCCTGTCATCGGGGAGCTGTAGTGTCCgacttcacagatgaagaaactgcccAGCAAAGGCCAGAGGTCACGGAGATGCATGTGGGAGGGCATGCGCTGCCTCACCCCAAACTTTCCCCAGCGGGGTGGCACCATCAGAACCCTGCCCATCCTTCCGTGCCCAAAGCATCACTTCCTCCAGGCTGCCTTCCCGATGGGCCCCATCCCAGTGACGTTTCCCTTTTCTGAACTCCCAGAATATTTGATGGGCTCCTTTCGCTCTCCTCGCATAATCAAAATTGGGGGCCTGGTCATCTCTCCTGCTGGGAGGGCCTGTCATACCCACTGCAGGCATAGCAAAGGGGGGCTCCGGGGCTCGGGTGGCCCCTGGTGCTCTGGGAGGGCTGAAACCCCAAGTCTTCCCACAAAAGAACAGGAGTGGCTGCAGGCAGCCTCGGGAACAGCTAAGAAAGCCCCAGTGAGTTGGCTGTTTGGGGTGGAGgggcctcctgggcagggctgcctgagaaccaggaggtgCCCTTGGTCAATCCTCCTGTCTGTCTTCACTTCCTCTGAGAAGATTTTGAGCTGCCCCGACAGCCTGCCCACTCCCAGGCCCAAGGACGCCCAGTGTGCCCGGGCCCCTGCTACCACCCCGGGGCTTTCAcctgcctctctcctctgtcttcttAGGAGAGGCAGACCAGCAGGGTTCGGCAGGCAAGCTgccagaggaggaaaaggaggagaagaaagaattgGGGATGGGTGGGTGTGGAGAATGAAGGCAGGGCCCAAGGCCAACCGGTACACTTGCCCAGCCTGTGTGCTTCCCAAGGGTGTTGGTGCATTGtctatgcagcggttctcaacctgtgggtcgcgaccatcggaaaacacatatagcatatcagatatttacatgacgattcataacagtagcaaaattacagttatgaagtagcaacgaaaataattttatggttgggggtcaccacaacatgaggaactgtattaaagggtcggggcattaggaaggttgagaaccactggtacgGCAAAGTGGTGAGACCCAAAAGAAGGTGGGCAATTCTAGGACAAAGTGCTGGAAGGGGTGCCTGGCTCAGCCTGGCAGCAAACGGGGGTCAGGGGCCTCACCCCCTTGGGCAGAGTCTCTCACGCAGGAGGGCACCCTCCAAGGCAAAGGCCCAGAGGCTTGGCAGGAGAAAGGCTTTGGGCTGAATAATCATAGGTGGTACCAGCGAGCAGGGAACACTGCATTCACGGGGCAGGGCACCAGCTTCCCTGGGCACAGGCAGACACATCCAGGGCTTCACACCCTGCCCAATCCTCATCTGCTGTGTCTTCACGGCCACGTTGGAGTGGCACCTGCTCTAGAGACCCTGTTGGGCCCGCAAGTCCTCAGTGGGCATCGCCCAGGCCCAAGGAGTGATGCCCACCCAGCCTGCCTCTCCGGTGCTCCGGCTCATGATGCACACTCGCATGCCTTGCCCCGACTCAGCCCCTTGGTATTGGGCCTGTACCAAGGGGCAAATGACACCACAGACAGGAAGGATCCTACCCAAGCTCACAGAGCAATCAGGCCCCAGTCAGGGACTGGCTCTCCTTTGCTGCCAATCTGCATCACATTCTCACCCGGAAGCCTCCCTGACTGCCCTAGTCCACACCTCCTACCACCCAGAAGCCCTGGGCTCTGGCTTGAGGAAGAGGAAAGGGTCTCTCTGTCCTCAGGTCATCAAATGAACAATTTCTTCTCTAATCAAGGGTGAGGACTCCACACAGATTGATGGTGCATAGTGTGGCTTTAGGTTCTTATACACCAGAGTTCGGGTTCAGCTCTGTCGCTTATCGAGGCATGTAATGTTGGGCAATAAacttagcctctctgggcctcagtttcctcatctgtaaaatggggtaacaAGAATCACTACACTCACAGAAATGTAAGGCCTTAACATTATTCCCATACTGCACTTGCACAGGAAATGCTCAATAGATAAGGACTGCCATTGTCCCTGGCTTAGGTTTGCTGCCGAGTGCAAACTTGGGGCTGCCCCGTGTGGAGGCACTGGACCCCTTATCACAGATATGGAGAAGGCCCAGGACTCTGGAGCCATCTCAGGAGCAGTCCCAGTGGCTCTGCTTCCTGGAGACAGGCTTCATGAGGGTCACCTGCTCCCAGAAGAGGggcccagccccttcccacaGAAAGGCCTCCAGGTGCaagctctgtgccaggtgctcccTTTCACACCCTCCATATCTCATCAGGCCCCATGGGTGGGCAGAGCCAGGGTCAGGGTCTTGCCCAGAGGGGCACCTAGCTGGAGTTGGCCAAACCAGTGCCCTCTGGCACCCACCTGGGCATTTGCCACTCCCAATGACAATGATCAAAACTGAATGTTCTGTCAGCAGCCCTCTTACAGAGGGGACGTGAATCTGCGAAAGGACAGGGATAGGCCCACGTCAGCCTGGTGTTGGAGGCCAGACTGTCCCTCcaggtctgtttcctcatctggggCTACACAGGCTGGAGGATTAGCGGAACTGATGTCACACCCATGAttggcacagggctgggcagcaCCCTCGTCGTCAGCTCCGTGGGGCAGCCTGGACCCATGCCCTGTGCTCCCTCCACTCGAGGAGGCAGGCGGGACCATCGAGAGGCTGAAGGGCACAGGCGCTCCCAATGCCCATGCAAACCGCCTATCACCAAGTGTCCCAATGACCCCATTCCTGGGCCAGGGCCCGTCCCCCGGCGGCCACCCTCTCCACACAGGCATCCCTCTGGGATTCTGGCCACACGTGGGCCAGGTCAGTCTGCAGTGATGGCCAAGGGCCAGGCTTACAAACGCTGGACAAAGGAAGGTCCTGTTCTTGCTAGCGAGAAGTGGGGGGTCTGAGCACAGCACTAAGGCCACCCAGGCCTGAGCAAAATCCTGGTTCTGCCGCTTGCAAGCCATGTGGCCTTAGCCAAGTCCCTGCGCCTCCCCTTCCTCAGTTTACTCAATGGTGCAGCGGGGAGGGAGAAGGTCTAACTGGGGCAAGTGCGGGGCCAACCCCTGGCCGTGGAGGGGCCAGGCCACGGGAGCGCTTCCGGTTTGTAGGAAAGCCAGCTCTCcccccaggggcagcccagggcTGGCTGCAGGGGAGCCGGTGGGAAGGCCGGGGACTGGAGGTGTGTTAATCCTCATACTGCACTTCGCCACCTGTCCCAAGGTGCTCCACCAAGGTAGTCACCCAGGGAAGCTCACTAGCGCCACGGGATCCTGCTCGCACAGAGGAAGGTtccagtccggcctgtgccctcacccTCCCTGACCTGGGCGAGAGCTCCCTACGCCCTGAAGCCTCCATCACTCAGTCTGAAGAGTGGGAGGAATAATGCCTGCTTAATCCCGGGGTTGCTGAATGGACTCTAGGAGATGGAGGATGTGGCCCGCCCGGCGACGGGCTTCGAGGAGGTTCCCTGTTCTGTTCCACACACTGCCGGCCTTGGCTACTCTTACCTtcccaggcagccccagggcccagcccggTCAAAGCATCACACACGCAGAGCACATCCCAGCGTTCCCACCAGGAGGCACTAGGGACCCCCAGGTGCTTCCCAGCCAAGGCCTGCAGGACCAGCAAAGGGTGcccctttcttctcccttgaGTCTGGatttcccctgccttctctcagaaagaggggctccctcagcccagcaacTCAGTGAGATTCTCGGGGGACCTCCCCACACACCTGTCCATCACCCCTGTTGGCTAGGGCTGGGCCCCTGATGGGCTAAGAGGAGGGGCCAAGGCCAGCCCCATGATGGATTTCTGCCTGTTGcccacagcacccagcacagggcttGCAGGTATGAGCCCCCGGAACGTTTGCTGGATGAACAAATGAGCAGTGATGAGAAGTGTGGTGTGAAAACAGATGTAGATCAGAGAACACAGGTTAACACTTGCACGGTGCTTACCACGTCCCTACCGGGTCCGGCTCTACAGACACTATTTATATAGCAAACCCATTTAGTCTCCACAGCAGTTCTATAAAGTAAtgtcattcccatttcacagatgaggaaacagaggctcggAGACTGAAGTCACCTGTCCAGTgttagcaagtggcagagctgagtgaGTGCAGACCCTGGGCTCCAGGATCCACAGGCTGCCCACAGTATCCTGGAGAGCAGCCCCTCAGAGGCTGCAGACAGATTtcccccagggctgcaggccCCGCCTCCAGGGTCCGATTTAATTGGTGGGGTGGGCTGTCTTTCTAAGCTGCTCTGGCTCccacctgggcaggggctgagaacccctggccagccccaccctcactcTGCAATGGGGAAACTGGTTCGGAGAGGGAGGGGACACGCCGGAGATCTCCCTGCACGTTGTGGGAGGGGGAGCCTGTGATCTGAAGTCCGGTCCCCTGACTTCTGCATCGTGGGCTTAGTGCACCGTCCCCGCAGCCAGCTGCTCACGGTGCAGATGTGGGCGGGAGAGTGAGGCAGACAGGCGCAGGGAAGCTAGAACAGTACGCAGCCAGATGACACACAGGCCCAGCCATTCCTGACTCACGGCCACCCATCCTGTGACTCCACCCACCGCCAATGTCCCCACCCTGGCTTCTACCCCACAGCCCACTGCAGCCACCACAGTCACCTCCCATTTCGGACCAGAAAGccacagagggaggaagaagcaGTGGGGCCCCACCCAGGGCTGGGTGGGAAACCCAGACTACcctgagctgggggcgggggcaggacagCTCTGGGACACGCAGAGGAAGCCGAACTGGTGctgacccctgcccctccctgcagtaCCGCATGCTCCCAGCCTGCGCTAGCCCCCGCCCTGAGGACACGGGTCTACAggaggaaaactgaggcctgCGGAGCCCAGCGGGCACTGACACCCACCTGGGCCTACTTCCTCAGCCACGTGACTCCCCACACCTGGATGAGATGCCAGGCTGTCCCACCgccattcctctctctgagaaTGCACTACCCCTCCGTCCGAGAACCTTCAATGGCTCCCGCTGTCTACAAGGTTCAGTTCTAACTCTTCAGCCTCATATTCAAGGCCCCAGTCTGACTTTGACCTATAACCTTCCCCTACACGTCTGTGTCTCAACCTCTGTGAACCTGATGCCTGGAATGCCCTGGTCCGTGTGGCCTGAAACACtgagaaagaaattaaatcacCAGGGGCCACAGGGGTTCAGACCCTGTTCCCAAGGTCTCCAGGACTCCTCACATCCTTATGACACTGGCTCTGAAAGGCAAATGCTGTCACTGCCCACAGGGAGGAACTTGGGTGCTGGGACCTATGGTCTCCCTGTCACTGATAAGCTTTCGGCTGGCCCACGAGCTCAGGGGGGCGCCCAGTCTGTGTTAACCATCCAAAGTCATGGCGACTTGGGTCTACTCACCTTGGTGCCCTGGCTCTCCCTTCGGTCCCTTTGGGAAAACAGCTGATCCTGGGCTTCAGCCCCGGCTGACACTAAGCTGGGTTTGGGCTGGGGCTGCCCAGGGGGAGGTGTCATGGATCAAGCATGTTGCACAGGTGTGGGGGCCAGCTGCCCAGTGCAAAGCCCAGTGTAACCATCCTGGGCAGGCCGATTCACCTCTCTGTGTCTCGGTTTCCTACTCTGTAGGCAACAGGAGTGACCTCCCGGGGTTGCTGTGATGACCATGAACTGTAAGTGAAGTATGAGAGCAGCCCGTCCACGAGGTGCTGTCCTAGTGTTTGGAGCATGAAGTATTACTACCCTGGTCCTCCCTGCACCTTAGGCTCAACACCACAACCCAAGGAAAACCCAGGCCTCAGAGCACCgactggagggaggaggagggcagcagGAGACCCTGCCCCTTAGCActgctccctccagccccagccacagGCCTGCTAACCTGGCCCACGTGCCTAATGGCAGCAGAGGGCTCTCGGACGCCCCACCTCCAGCTccggaggagggagaaaggaaggctcCTTCCTGGGCAGAGGTACCCAGCTTTGCCCGTGTTGTCAGCGATGGAATGACCCAGAGAGGGGCCATGCCAGCATCACCCTGTCTGCCACAGACACTCCGGCAGGCACCCATGTCTCTCTCCCTGCTCGGGGGTCATCATAGACAAAGCGCCTTTGGCTGGGATGCGTGACAGGAGTCTGTCTGGGCAGTTAATCCCAAACCTGGTTGTCCTTATAAGATACAAAACTCGCCCCACCCACCCCTTTATCCATGGGATGCTTGCAGCTGGGCCGGGCTGCTTTCCCTGACTTTTCTTTCTACAGATGAGGCCAGAGGGGTTGAGTGACTTCCTCAAGGGACCAGCAAGCTGGTGGTAGATCCTAGGCCCCAAACCTTGTTCTCTGGGCTCCCAGGCCTAGCCCCAGTAAgagcttctctctccaggcccaTACAGGTGCCTGGCTGTCTAGGAGAAGATAAGTCATCAGCATGTGTGGGGTGAGGAATGGGTGTGGGCCCAGAGCTTCCACCAGCGGGAGGGGGTCAGCACAGGTCAGGGGCAGGGCAGTCCAGAActgaggtcctgcttcctctctcaAGAGGGCATGATTCCTGGCAGCAGCTCCCACGGGAAATAGTAGAAGCGCCACCCTTGGGAACATGGGGTGGGACGGGGGTGCGTGGGCAGGGTTTCCTGTTGTGGGGGTGGTGGCCACTTGCTGAGGCCCAGTGACCTGTGTGGctgtggccctggggccaggccagcattGGGTTTCGCCTCATCCCTGGCTCAGACCCAGTTCCCCTGAGTCCCATCCTCCAGGCCCGCCCTGGCTTCCTGTCCCATAGGTCCCACCCAGcccgggaggcagggagggccccGTGGAGCCTCCTCAGAAGTGCCAAAGTTTTCTGGAGCAGGAGTGGGCAGGCCGCCCTGGCCTGCTCGGTGGCCTCTGACCTCTGATCTCGACCTCCAGTGCTGTTTTCTAGCAGGAGGCCTTGGCAGAAGTACCACTGGGGTGTTTTCCTAGTAACTCAcaacttcagacacagctgagcAGGATCAGCCCCCAGCCCGCCCCAAGCATTCGGATCACTGCTCCCCagctctgggcagagggcagggtcaTTTCTGAGCCGTGCCGAAGGGACCAGGACAAGGGGAGAAGCTGAAGTGGGACCCATCTCAGGCCTCCCAGGCAGGACTTCTAGTGGCCAGAGGAGAGCGGCTGTGTGGCAGGTCCTGCAGAGGGTGCATCCCAGCCGGGCagcacagccccaccccagggacAAGGTGACATCAAACCCTCAGAGAGAGACCCCTTCATCGCCCCCAGCTTCGCATGCCTGGGTCCTTAAAGGGCCAGCAGTCTGGGTGAGATGGAAGCTTGGTCCAGGGTGCTGTGGGGCCACCATGGTCTGCACCTCAGGAGCTGGGGCTCACCTGTCCTCCAGTGGGGAGATGCCGGGAGTGGAGCGGTTGGGGGCCCAGCCCAGTGTGAGGGAGAggccctcccctgctttcctagGGCACAGGAGGTCGTGGCAGCTCAAGTCTCTCTCAGGGCTGCTCTGGAAACAGGTGCCTCTAAAAGCAACTGCCCGGGAGAGCAGGACCCTTCCAGCTGCCTGTGGACCCACCACGGACAAAAGCCTCTCGTGGCTCCGTTTGGGGGATGAGTGCAGATGGGAGATGATTTGGTGCTGAATGGGCTGATCTTGTCTGAGAGCACCCCAGGGAccggggcagagctggggttcaggGCTCCCGCCTGTACCATGGGATCCTCAAGGACCTCCCCATGAAGGCTGACAGCCAAACTCACAGCAGTCCCCGGGGCCATGCTGGGAAGGCGGGGCTGCCCAGTGCAGGACCTGCCCACACTACTCCCATCAAACAGGCCTGGGCTGCCTGCAGACTCCGCTGAGCTTCTGCCTGGAGGGAGCAAATCTTGAGAGGGGCTCGGTCAGGAGGCTGAAGGCCTGAAGTGAGCAGGGTGGACCATGAGCCAGACTTCAGCCCTGCTGGGCGGCCAGGGCACACGTTACCAGGAAGAGTTTCTAAGATAGCCATGTGCAGTATTGAGCCTCTCGACCCTGGGGGCATGCAAGGCCAGGCCAGGACACACAGGCCTAGGCAGCCTTCTGGAACTATAGCCCAGTAGCTTATAGCCACCCCAGGCCAGAATCCACATTTCGTCATGGGTGGCAGGATGGCTGGCCTGTGTCACCAGCTCAGCCACTGGCCACCAGCTCCACCCCTTTTCTGTAGGGGAGCTTCCCAGCTGGAACGGCCTTGAGCTCAGGAGCCAAGCCAGGGAGAATACCCTCAAATCTATCACAAGCGAGACCAGGTCTTTCCGTGCTCTATGTGCCCTGATGCCAGCTCTCTGAGCCCCTCATCCTGGGTACCTGGTGTGCTCAGACACCAGCCTATCTGGGGGAAAGTATGCCCAAGCTTCCCAAGAACCCAGGGCAGCCTGTGGGGTCTGTTTAACCCGACCTCCACTCCACGATGGCTCCTCTCCTGGGCCTCACCTTAGCCTGGACCCGCAGCCCTGGCGATGCTGCTTGATGTGGCCTTGGCGAGGCACATGTGTCTCACTGAGCACAGGCCCGGCACAGACTTGGCTGCCAGGAATGGTTTGTCAAAGGAGAGGGGGACGCACAGACACATGATGGGCCCTCAGAAGCAGGGACCCAAAGGCCACTACAGCCCCCTCCTCCACCAGGCCCGAGGGGCACTGTACCCTCTACAGCTAAGCCACGCCATACAGGCCAGG encodes:
- the LOC132214791 gene encoding uncharacterized protein LOC132214791 encodes the protein MGTQRCPKLAQGHSEIKGKQGIKHTLPTFPLTSPLKTGPGLQPNVGSHCLAAVEKNWTLSCRLEPQAPAFLVPHILDTLRHRHLCPAGIRDQPASLWASPSHSQPGLMPPRNPHPALPRGSQEPEGMGRWVWTHLGPGTVANPSDLCHVPVPILPLQGGHCYCLAPPWELLACSESESTVQSAVCMLPFLSSQSLGPHPSTHPQSESPALRSPQESSERGWGEGGPSQRESGWAPPPLGPEAQATPTPRLQCLLSREHLLQGTHMFMAVVGQAVIRTPVHPTVSPWSHQMAKPTPGVSHT